The Phacochoerus africanus isolate WHEZ1 chromosome X, ROS_Pafr_v1, whole genome shotgun sequence genome has a segment encoding these proteins:
- the LOC125118319 gene encoding LOW QUALITY PROTEIN: melanoma-associated antigen 10-like (The sequence of the model RefSeq protein was modified relative to this genomic sequence to represent the inferred CDS: deleted 1 base in 1 codon), which produces MPVDQLSDLRKVVNQLFLSEEAATPSPSSASSPPPSSVEAEALPQDALLAMMADLVEFLLLKYCANEPITKAEMLNVVPGDAQGRFPDVLSRASECLLLVFGLDLKEVDPGEHTYALAPTLGLTWDGVLSGQELSLPKTGLLVVVLVVISLQGDRAPEEVIWETLGVMGVCAGMVHCIYGEPRALLTQVCVQEGYLEYRQVPHSDPARYEFLWGPRAHAETSRLKILEHLLRVNGRVPRSCRFLAEQAVREEEEEP; this is translated from the exons ATGCCTGTGGATCAGCTGAGTGATCTCCGCAAGGTAGTGAACCAGCTGTTTCTGTCCGAGGAGGCCGCGACCCCGTCGCCCTCCTCCGCTTCGAGCCCCCCGCCCTCCTCTGTGGAAGCGGAGGCCTTGCCT CAGGATGCTCTGCTGGCGATGATGGCTGacctggtggagttcctgctccTCAAGTATTGCGCCAACGAGCCCATCACCAAGGCAGAGATGCTGAACGTGGTCCCCGGAGATGCCCAGGGCCGCTTCCCCGACGTCCTGAGCCGCGCCTCCGAGTGCCTGCTGCTGgtctttggcttggatctgaaggAGGTGGACCCCGGCGAGCACACCTACGCCCTGGCCCCCACCCTGGGCCTCACCTGGGATGGGGTGCTGAGCGGTCAGGAGCTGAGCCTGCCCAAGACCGGCCTCCTGGTGGTGGTCCTGGTCGTGATTTCCCTGCAGGGGGACCGCGCCCCCGAGGAGGTGATCTGGGAAACGCTGGGTGTCATGGGGGTGTGTGCCGGCATGGTGCACTGCATCTATGGGGAGCCCAGGGCACTCCTCACCCAGGTGTGTGTGCAGGAGGGGTACCTGGAGTACCGCCAGGTGCCCCACAGCGACCCCGCCCGCTACGAGTTCCTCTGGGGTCCCCGGGCCCACGCGGAGACCAGCAGGTTGAAAATCCTGGAGCACCTGCTCAGGGTCAACGGGAGGGTTCCCAGGTCGTGCCGTTTCCTGGCCGAGCAGGcggtgagggaggaggaagaggagccctGA